In Terriglobales bacterium, a genomic segment contains:
- a CDS encoding inositol monophosphatase family protein encodes MAEIAREAGCLLMGYFAKRVKIEYKGEVDLVTEADRASEKLILERIRARWPKHNVLAEEGGGSEAGSDHRWYVDPLDGTTNFAHSFPVFCVSLGLEHKGERIAGVVYDPTRDELFSAEKGSGAFLNGKAIHVSKIGNLAESLVATGFPSHKRHKNPNIHFYHQITLRTHGVRRAGSAALDLCYVACGRFDAFWEFNLNPWDTAAGVLIAEEAGGKVSDFRGQPFQISSREVCASNGLLHPALLAEFQAIFEGRDLEELPSPLEYAKTRKL; translated from the coding sequence ATGGCAGAGATCGCGCGCGAGGCCGGCTGCTTGCTCATGGGGTACTTCGCCAAGCGGGTGAAGATCGAATACAAGGGCGAGGTGGACCTGGTGACCGAGGCCGACCGCGCCTCGGAGAAGCTGATCCTGGAGCGCATCCGCGCGCGCTGGCCTAAGCACAACGTGCTGGCAGAGGAGGGCGGAGGCTCAGAGGCGGGCAGCGACCATCGCTGGTACGTGGATCCGCTCGATGGCACCACCAACTTCGCCCACAGCTTTCCCGTCTTCTGCGTCTCCCTGGGACTCGAGCACAAGGGCGAGCGCATCGCCGGCGTGGTCTACGATCCTACGCGCGATGAGCTGTTTTCCGCGGAGAAGGGAAGCGGGGCGTTCCTGAACGGCAAGGCCATTCACGTCTCGAAGATTGGGAATCTGGCGGAGAGCCTGGTGGCCACCGGCTTTCCCAGCCACAAGCGCCACAAAAACCCCAACATCCACTTCTACCACCAGATCACGCTGCGGACGCACGGAGTGCGGCGCGCGGGCTCGGCCGCGCTCGATCTCTGCTACGTCGCCTGCGGGCGCTTCGACGCCTTCTGGGAGTTCAACCTCAATCCCTGGGACACCGCCGCCGGGGTGCTGATCGCGGAAGAGGCCGGAGGCAAGGTCTCGGACTTCCGCGGTCAGCCGTTCCAAATCAGCAGCCGCGAGGTCTGCGCCTCGAACGGTCTCCTGCATCCCGCGCTGCTTGCGGAATTCCAGGCCATCTTCGAAGGCCGCGACCTGGAAGAGCTGCCGAGTCCGCTCGAGTACGCGAAAACCAGGAAACTCTAG
- a CDS encoding RNA chaperone Hfq translates to MALRSDRSEFRGGNGRAAPPDETFAEAAYLKELGQNRTPVAVKLATGETVRGWVEYYDQKMIRLTREGAPNLFIYKHDILYIAEQGEGH, encoded by the coding sequence ATGGCGCTGCGTAGCGATCGCTCCGAGTTCCGCGGAGGAAACGGCCGGGCCGCTCCTCCCGACGAGACCTTCGCCGAGGCTGCCTATCTCAAGGAGCTGGGCCAGAACCGCACTCCCGTGGCCGTCAAGCTGGCCACCGGCGAGACCGTGCGCGGCTGGGTCGAGTACTACGACCAGAAGATGATCCGCCTCACCCGCGAGGGCGCGCCCAACCTCTTCATCTATAAGCACGACATCCTCTATATCGCCGAGCAAGGGGAAGGGCACTGA
- a CDS encoding VWA domain-containing protein: MKRFAACLFLLLCAAGVVSQVRVQEQQETLKVNVKLVNVFATVVDEHGAPVADLKKEDFQIFEDGEPQKIAVFDRESGLPLSIVLAVDTSLSTRKDLKLELESARRFVHSILRPGDALSLYEFKETVRELVPFTSDRARIDGGIDRLRPSFGTALYDALYLGSQTLEDRQGRKVMVVITDGGDTTSKVKYAEAVRAAQQSEAIVYSIIIVPIEASAGRNTGGEHALIQISADTGGKYYYASDIPRLDQAFRQISDELRTQYMLAYYPTRRLSESDFRHIEVTVKHPPSTAQARPVSETPVLQVRHRSGYYTSQAH, encoded by the coding sequence ATGAAAAGATTTGCCGCCTGCCTTTTCCTGCTCCTCTGTGCCGCGGGTGTCGTTTCCCAAGTCAGGGTCCAGGAGCAGCAGGAGACCCTCAAAGTCAACGTGAAGCTGGTGAACGTCTTCGCCACGGTGGTGGACGAGCACGGCGCCCCGGTCGCCGACCTGAAGAAGGAAGACTTCCAGATCTTCGAGGACGGCGAGCCGCAGAAGATCGCCGTTTTCGACCGCGAGTCCGGCCTGCCGCTTTCCATCGTGCTGGCCGTGGACACCAGCCTGAGCACCCGCAAGGACCTGAAGCTGGAGCTGGAGTCGGCGCGGCGCTTCGTGCACTCCATCCTGCGCCCCGGGGATGCGCTCTCCCTGTACGAGTTCAAGGAGACGGTGCGGGAGCTGGTGCCGTTCACCTCCGACCGGGCGCGCATTGACGGCGGGATCGACCGCCTGCGCCCCAGCTTCGGCACCGCGCTCTATGACGCGCTCTACCTGGGAAGCCAGACGCTGGAGGACCGCCAGGGACGAAAGGTGATGGTGGTGATCACCGATGGCGGCGACACCACCAGCAAAGTGAAGTACGCGGAGGCAGTGCGCGCGGCGCAGCAGTCGGAGGCCATCGTCTACAGCATCATCATCGTTCCCATCGAGGCCAGCGCCGGGCGCAATACCGGCGGGGAGCACGCTCTCATCCAGATCTCCGCCGACACCGGCGGAAAGTATTACTACGCCTCCGACATTCCCCGCCTCGACCAGGCTTTCCGCCAGATCTCCGACGAGCTGCGTACCCAGTACATGCTGGCCTACTATCCCACCCGCCGCCTTTCCGAGTCCGACTTTCGCCACATCGAGGTGACGGTGAAGCATCCGCCCTCGACCGCGCAGGCGCGTCCAGTCAGCGAGACGCCGGTGCTCCAGGTGCGGCATCGGAGCGGCTACTACACTTCCCAGGCCCACTAG
- a CDS encoding molybdenum cofactor biosynthesis protein MoaE: MNVRVLFFGQLKDVAGSATDSVTLAEEATLADLLAHYEKKIPRLKDFLPSTAISLNQEYASPAARLKEDDEVALLPPVSGGAPRPFETMGPLVEIVCEKIDPHQIVPPLEKPEDGAIVMFDGIVRHHSRGRRTLYLEYEAYEEMALKQMRALAAEALERFAIRNVALVHRLGRLEIGESSVFLAVFSEHRAAAFDACRFLIDTLKRTVPIWKKEYFEDGAVWADGEPFPAEIPTGAPSTSRRIASKGTGRP, translated from the coding sequence GTGAACGTCCGCGTCCTCTTCTTCGGGCAGCTCAAGGATGTGGCCGGCAGCGCCACCGACTCAGTGACCCTGGCCGAGGAGGCGACCCTCGCCGACCTGCTCGCCCACTACGAAAAGAAGATTCCGCGACTGAAGGACTTTTTGCCCTCGACGGCAATCTCCCTCAACCAGGAGTACGCCTCTCCCGCAGCGCGGCTGAAAGAGGATGACGAAGTAGCGCTGCTGCCGCCGGTGAGCGGCGGCGCGCCGCGGCCGTTCGAGACAATGGGACCGCTGGTCGAAATCGTGTGCGAGAAGATCGACCCGCACCAGATCGTGCCGCCGCTGGAGAAGCCCGAGGACGGCGCGATCGTGATGTTCGATGGCATCGTGCGCCACCACTCGCGCGGCCGCCGCACCCTCTATCTGGAATACGAGGCCTACGAGGAGATGGCGCTGAAGCAGATGCGAGCCCTGGCCGCCGAAGCCCTGGAGCGCTTCGCCATCCGCAATGTGGCGCTGGTCCACCGCCTGGGGCGGCTGGAGATCGGCGAGAGCAGCGTCTTCCTCGCCGTCTTCTCCGAGCACCGAGCCGCCGCCTTCGATGCCTGCCGCTTCCTCATTGACACCCTGAAGCGCACCGTCCCCATCTGGAAGAAGGAGTATTTCGAGGATGGCGCCGTGTGGGCCGACGGCGAGCCTTTTCCCGCGGAAATCCCCACCGGCGCGCCCTCCACCTCCCGCCGTATTGCATCTAAGGGAACGGGCCGTCCATGA
- the lon gene encoding endopeptidase La has translation MPESNEKAVRGALPVLPVRDTVLFPHAVLPLTVGRESSVDLINSLGEDKTILVVAQRDARVDAPQPTDLYSIGSVAIVHKVVKMPNQSLFIFTEGLERVRLTEFTQFHPYMRALVAPVPEVAAEKSPEVEALQRNVTTLFQQIVNGSPTLSDELQTVAMNIDEPGRLVDFIASSLPSLPTRDKQEILETSDVQVRLRTVNRHLAKELEVTQLRNKIQSEVQDQVQQSQREYYLREQMKAIQKELGEQDESQRDVEELRQKIEASGMPEEVKKEAVKELTRLSRISPMAADYSVTRTYIEWLAVLPWAKSSGSEVDILKAKEVLDADHYDLQKVKDRILDYLSVRRLKPTMKGPILCFVGPPGVGKTSLGKSIARALGRKFVRLSLGGVHDEAEIRGHRRTYIGALPGQIIQGIRRAETNDPVFMLDEVDKLGRDFRGDPSSALLETLDPEQNNSFRDNYLDVPFDLSKVLFITTANVLDPIPDPLRDRMEIIELQGYTEDEKVPIAFRYLIPRQIEENGIAAEHIEFPEGAVRHIIRHYTREAGVRQLERDLGTVCRKRARRLAEGLGSPDAKVEKLVVTKEVVQEFLGGIKVRVETEVAERTRRAGVSVGLAWTPAGGDILFIEANKMKGNKGFTMTGQIGQVMQESMQAALTWVRSNAQKLGISEDFFKSHDLHMHVPAGAIPKDGPSAGVAMATALASLLTDRPVRPFTAMTGEITLSGNVLPVGGIKEKVLAAKQAGVRDVILPAENKMNVEEDITPEQLQGLTVHYVNTFDEVLAIALPPPAAKGKEGPSPRSSRRSPEAGAGAGMRPV, from the coding sequence GGGAGAGCTCCGTGGACCTGATCAACTCCCTGGGCGAGGACAAGACCATCCTGGTGGTGGCGCAGCGCGATGCACGCGTGGACGCGCCCCAGCCCACCGACCTCTACAGCATCGGCAGCGTGGCCATCGTCCACAAAGTGGTGAAGATGCCCAACCAGAGCCTGTTCATCTTCACCGAAGGCCTGGAGCGGGTGCGTTTGACGGAGTTCACGCAGTTTCACCCTTACATGCGGGCGCTGGTGGCGCCGGTGCCGGAGGTGGCAGCCGAAAAATCGCCGGAGGTAGAGGCCCTGCAGCGCAACGTGACCACGCTCTTCCAACAGATCGTCAACGGCTCGCCCACGCTCTCCGACGAGTTGCAGACCGTGGCCATGAACATCGACGAGCCCGGCCGCCTGGTGGACTTTATCGCCTCCTCGCTGCCCTCGCTGCCCACGCGCGACAAGCAGGAGATCCTGGAGACCTCGGACGTGCAGGTGCGCCTGCGTACCGTGAACCGCCACCTCGCCAAGGAGCTGGAGGTGACGCAGTTGCGCAACAAGATCCAGTCCGAGGTGCAGGACCAGGTGCAGCAGTCGCAGCGCGAGTACTACCTGCGCGAGCAGATGAAGGCCATCCAGAAGGAGCTGGGCGAACAGGATGAAAGCCAGCGCGACGTCGAGGAGTTGCGCCAGAAGATCGAAGCCTCGGGCATGCCCGAGGAAGTGAAGAAAGAGGCGGTGAAGGAACTGACGCGCCTCTCGCGCATTTCTCCCATGGCCGCCGACTACTCCGTCACCCGCACCTACATCGAGTGGCTGGCGGTGCTGCCCTGGGCCAAGTCCTCGGGTTCCGAGGTGGATATCCTCAAAGCCAAAGAGGTGCTGGACGCCGACCACTACGACCTGCAGAAGGTGAAGGATCGCATCCTCGACTACCTTTCCGTGCGGCGGCTGAAGCCCACGATGAAAGGACCCATCCTGTGCTTCGTGGGGCCGCCGGGTGTGGGCAAGACCTCGCTGGGGAAGTCGATCGCCCGGGCGTTGGGGCGGAAGTTCGTGCGCCTCTCGCTGGGCGGGGTGCACGACGAAGCCGAGATCCGCGGCCATCGCCGCACCTACATCGGGGCGCTGCCCGGACAAATCATCCAGGGCATCCGCCGCGCCGAGACGAACGACCCCGTGTTCATGCTGGACGAGGTGGACAAGCTGGGCCGCGATTTCCGCGGCGACCCCTCCTCCGCCCTGCTCGAGACCCTGGACCCGGAGCAGAACAACAGCTTCCGCGATAACTACCTCGACGTCCCCTTCGACCTGTCGAAGGTGCTGTTCATCACCACCGCCAACGTTCTCGATCCTATCCCGGACCCGCTGCGCGACCGCATGGAGATCATCGAGCTGCAGGGCTACACCGAGGACGAGAAGGTGCCCATCGCCTTCCGCTATCTGATCCCGCGGCAGATCGAGGAGAACGGCATCGCCGCCGAGCACATCGAGTTCCCGGAAGGGGCGGTGCGGCACATCATCCGGCACTACACGCGCGAGGCCGGCGTGCGCCAACTGGAGCGCGACCTGGGAACCGTGTGCCGCAAGCGCGCGCGGCGCCTGGCCGAAGGGCTGGGATCGCCGGACGCCAAAGTCGAAAAACTGGTGGTCACCAAGGAAGTGGTGCAGGAGTTCCTGGGCGGAATCAAGGTGCGGGTGGAGACCGAGGTGGCCGAGCGCACCAGGCGCGCGGGCGTCTCCGTGGGCCTGGCCTGGACCCCGGCGGGCGGCGACATCCTGTTCATCGAGGCCAACAAGATGAAGGGGAACAAGGGCTTCACCATGACCGGGCAGATCGGCCAGGTGATGCAGGAGTCCATGCAAGCGGCGCTCACCTGGGTGCGCTCGAACGCGCAGAAGCTGGGCATCTCCGAGGACTTCTTCAAGAGCCACGACCTGCACATGCACGTGCCCGCGGGCGCCATCCCCAAGGACGGCCCCTCGGCGGGCGTGGCCATGGCCACCGCCCTGGCCTCGCTGCTTACCGACCGGCCGGTGCGGCCCTTCACCGCCATGACCGGAGAGATCACCCTCAGTGGGAACGTGCTGCCGGTGGGCGGCATCAAGGAGAAGGTGCTGGCGGCGAAGCAGGCTGGGGTGCGCGACGTCATCCTCCCCGCCGAGAACAAGATGAACGTGGAAGAGGACATCACCCCGGAACAGCTCCAGGGCCTGACCGTCCACTACGTCAATACCTTCGACGAGGTGCTGGCCATCGCGCTGCCGCCGCCCGCGGCCAAAGGCAAGGAAGGCCCGTCGCCCCGCAGCTCGCGCCGCAGTCCCGAGGCAGGAGCGGGCGCGGGCATGCGCCCCGTTTGA